One region of Tachysurus vachellii isolate PV-2020 chromosome 11, HZAU_Pvac_v1, whole genome shotgun sequence genomic DNA includes:
- the rh50 gene encoding rh50-like protein: MKKDSTNLRVRLPALIFALEVLIVVLYAFFVTYDDHSNALLQNNMTNPKENAVYQDYPFFADIQVMIFIGFGCLLSFFRHYGFGGMVFNFLTATFSIQWAILVQGFFHFYYDGKIHLGVINLINAEFACAVVLISFGAVLGKTSPVQLLIMALLEVPIFGVAEWIVVMYLKINDAGGSILIHLFACYFGLGVTYMLYRPDLNNGHPKEITSYNSDMLSVLGTLFLWVFWPSFNCALTPSGDDQHRAILHTFIGLSASTLTAFALSAMLSKNGKYNMADVQNVTLAGGVTVGASVDMMISPVAAYVLGMLGGMACMLGYKYLSPFLARRLHVQDQCGIHNLHGLTGLISSLAAICAILLASEETYGPSLYQTFSFRAPIVGDPRLEELQKLIPGLEGGLGRTAQEQALYQVAALGSTIAIAIVGGVLTGFVLKLPYLASPNDVSCFDDEPYFNIPPDQTYIVENEKDISLQQVN, translated from the exons atgaagaaagatTCTACAAATCTGAGAGTGCGGCTTCCTGCCCTTATATTTGCCCTGGAAGTCCTGATTGTGGTCTTATATGCTTTCTTTGTGACTTATGATGATCACAGCAATGCATTACTCCAGAACAATATGACAAATCCTAAAGAGAATGCCGTATACCAAGACTATCCCTTTTTTGCTGATATCCAGGTGATGATCTTCATCGGATTTGGCTGCCTTCTATCCTTCTTTAGGCACTATGGATTTGGTGGAATGGTTTTTAACTTCCTGACTGCCACATTTTCTATTCAATGGGCCATTTTGGTCCAGGGTTTTTTCCATTTCTACTATGATGGGAAGATTCATCTGGGAGTGATAAACCTGATCAATGCAGAGTTTGCTTGTGCTGTTGTACTGATCTCATTTGGGGCAGTGCTTGGAAAGACCAGTCCTGTGCAGCTATTA ATTATGGCCTTGTTGGAGGTTCCCATCTTTGGTGTTGCAGAATGGATAGTTGTAATGTACCTGAAGATCAATGATGCTGGAGGTTCCATTCTCATACATCTATTTGCCTGTTACTTCGGTTTGGGTGTCACCTACATGTTGTATAGACCAGATCTGAACAACGGCCATCCCAAAGAGATTACCAGCTATAATTCTGATATGCTTTCCGTGCTTGGTACACTGTTTCTTTGGGTATTCTGGCCTTCCTTTAATTGTGCCTTAACTCCGAGTGGGGATGACCAGCATCGTGCCATTCTTCATACTTTCATAGGGCTGAGTGCTTCCACACTAACTGCCTTCGCCCTTTCTGCCATGCTCAGCAAAAATGGCAAGTACAACATGGCTGATGTGCAGAATGTAACCCTGGCGGGTGGGGTCACTGTCGGTGCCTCGGTTGACATGATGATCTCTCCTGTTGCCGCTTATGTGCTAGGGATGCTGGGAGGCATGGCTTGCATGCTGGGCTATAAGTATCTTAGCCCTTTCCTGGCACGAAGATTGCATGTGCAGGATCAGTGTGGCATCCACAATCTCCATGGCCTAACCGGGCTTATCTCAAGTCTAGCTGCTATTTGTGCCATTCTCTTGGCCAGTGAGGAAACTTATGGCCCCAGTCTCTACCAGACCTTTTCATTTCGTGCACCCATTGTTGGAGACCCTCGGTTGGAGGAACTCCAGAAACTGATCCCAGGATTGGAAGGAGGTCTTGGACGCACAGCACAAGAACAAGCCTTGTACCAAGTGGCTGCTCTGGGAAGTACTATTGCAATAGCCATAGTGGGAGGTGTGCTGACTGGATTCGTGCTCAAACTGCCATATCTGGCCAGTCCGAATGATGTGTCCTGCTTTGATGATGAGCCTTACTTTAACATTCCTCCAGATCAGACGTATATAGTTGAGAATGAGAAAGACATATCACTACAACAAGTAAATTAA
- the ren gene encoding renin, producing the protein MKAWAILLSLCMTVQALRRITLKKMPSIREALKDTGVTPAEVFTVLAPKMDASPSLHNGKAQFPTPLTNYLDSQYFGEISIGTPAQLFNVVFDTGSANLWVPSQSCSPLYTACFTHNRYDSSKSHTHIQNGTGFFIQYASGNVRGFLSEDVVVVSGIPVVQVFAEATALPAIPFIFAKFDGVLGMGYPEAAIDGITPVFDRIMSQGVLKEDIFSVYYSRDPGHIPGGELLLGGTDPNYYTGSFHYVNTKGKGKWEVIMKGVSVGEETLFCTEGCNTMIDTGSSYITGPASSVSLLMKTIGAVELAEGGYTVNCDLVMSLPSVTFHLGDQEYPLTQEDYILWQSQFGVNICTVTFRELDLPPPAGPVWILGTKFIARYYTMFDRANNRIGFAQAL; encoded by the exons ATGAAAGCGTGGGCCATTCTCCTGTCATTGTGCATGACCGTGCAAGCCTTACGGAG GATCACTCTGAAGAAAATGCCTTCCATCAGAGAAGCTCTTAAGGACACAGGGGTCACGCCGGCAGAAGTTTTCACTGTACTTGCACCAAAGATGGATGCCAGTCCTTCACTTCACAATGGCAAGGCACAATTCCCAACGCCTCTAACCAACTATCTAGAT TCTCAATACTTTGGGGAGATTAGTATAGGAACACCAGCACAGCTGTTCAACGTTGTGTTTGATACTGGTTCTGCCAACCTTTGGGTTCCTTCACAGAGCTGTTCTCCACTATACACTGCATGCT tTACTCATAACAGATACGATTCCTctaaatctcacacacatattcaaAACGGAACAGGATTCTTCATCCAGTATGCTTCTGGAAACGTCAGGGGATTTCTGAGTGAGGATGTAGTTGTG GTGAGCGGTATCCCGGTGGTGCAAGTGTTTGCAGAGGCCACAGCTCTCCCTGCAATCCCATTCATCTTCGCAAAGTTTGATGGTGTGCTGGGAATGGGTTATCCAGAGGCAGCTATTGATGGCATCACACCAGTGTTTGATCGTATTATGTCTCAGGGAGTGCTGAAAGAAGacattttctctgtttattaCAGCAG AGATCCAGGACACATTCCCGGAGGAGAACTGTTGTTGGGCGGCACAGATCCGAATTACTACACAGGATCCTTCCACTATGTTAACACTAAAGGCAAGGGCAAGTGGGAGGTCATTATGAAAGG TGTATCTGTGGGTGAAGAGACATTGTTCTGTACAGAAGGCTGTAATACTATGATTGACACAGGCTCCTCCTACATCACTGGTCCCGCCTCTTCTGTCTCCCTTCTCATGAAGACGATCGGTGCTGTTGAGCTTGCAGAGGGAGGA tATACCGTGAACTGTGACCTGGTGATGTCCTTACCCAGTGTGACCTTTCACCTTGGTGATCAGGAGTATCCTCTGACACAAGAAGACTATATTCTCTGG CAGTCACAGTTTGGGGTGAACATTTGCACTGTGACATTCAGAGAGCTGGACCTTCCGCCTCCTGCTGGTCCTGTCTGGATACTGGGGACAAAATTCATTGCCCGATATTACACAATGTTTGACCGAGCAAACAACCGCATTGGATTTGCTCAAGCTTTGTGA
- the csf1b gene encoding macrophage colony-stimulating factor 1b: MSQMNLYISAHILHQTQVRSVCVLVLLYIPLCMMDIPGPCRHSITKEHLLQINHLINNQMTNGCSISYMFIEKRHLSSVCYVKAALPRVLDLLSTHFRYSQDSESALSVHSLQNLIHNIYSQHCVPPLNEELEETPVVFLKEFTDSPVQALQRVKEVLDVYLQLITQTATAVDWSCAVEYSYSYTTVDNTELLSTNSTDSMLVMLGHEQNSSDLSFYKLGFIVLAASGGIFLLITVSCLIHRKRFHRLPRRDMDLDTWSNVSHIAFCSTDFNRMDLII; this comes from the exons ATGAGCCAGATGAACCTTTACATCTCTGCCCACATTCTCCACCAGACCCAG GTGAGGAGTGTCTGTGTTCTTGTGCTCCTGTATATTCCTCTGTGTATGATGGACATCCCTGGACCATGCAGGCACTCCATAACCAAAGAACACCTACTCCAGATAAATCATCTA ATCAATAACCAGATGACGAATGGATGTTCAATATCCTACATGTTCATCGAGAAGAGACATCTG aGCTCAGTGTGTTATGTGAAAGCAGCTCTGCCAAGAGTGTTGGACTTGCTGAGTACACACTTCCGATATTCCCAAGACTCGGAGAGCGCCCTGTCAGTCCACTCTCTACAGAACCTCATCCACAACATCTACTCACAGCACTGTGTGCCACCTCTTAATGAAGAACtcgag GAGACCCCAGTGGTGTTTCTGAAGGAGTTCACAGATAGCCCTGTTCAAGCCTTACAGAGAGTTAAGGAGGTTCTGGATGTCTACCTACAGCTCATCACACAAACCGCCACAGCGGTGGACTGGAGTTGTGCAGTGGAATACAGCTACAGCTACACAACTGTTGACAACACAGAGCTGCTCAGCACAAATAGTACAG attcCATGCTAGTGATGCTAGGACATGAGCAGAACTCCTCTGACTTGAGTTTCTATAAACTGGGCTTCATCGTGTTAGCAGCGAGTGGTGGAATTTTCCTTCTTATCACTGTCTCTTGCCTCATACATAGAAAG AGATTTCATCGACTTCCAAGACGAGACATGGATTTAGACACATG GTCCAACGTCAGTCACATAGCTTTCTGCTCAACAGATTTTAATCGAATGGATCTGATAATCTGA
- the rbm39b gene encoding RNA-binding protein 39b yields the protein MADDFDIEAMLEAPYKKGDSKSYSANGYEEHSRKKRHSRSRSPSPDRRRSKSKERKKGRDRRKSRSRERKQSNIKEHRSRSHEKHGRYRAHKSPHRKRSRSKSPVKKEKSPIRKPIDNLSAEERDARTVFCMQLAARIRPRDLEEFFSAVGKVRDVRMISDRNSRRSKGIAYVEFVEATSVPLAIGLTGQRVLGVPIIVQASQAEKNRAAAAAAALNLQKGNAGPMRLYVGSLHFNITEEMLRGIFEPFGKIESIQLIMDSETGRSKGYGFISFADAECAKRALEQLNGFELAGRPMKVGNVTERSDGSSASSFLDNDELERTGIDLGTTGRLQLMARLAEGTGLQIPAAAKQALQMSGSIPFSNFPGVIPAPSMNQAMNLPTQPLATHCLQLSNMFSPQAENEPGWDIDIQDDVIEECNKHGGVVHIYVDKNSAEGNVYVKCPSIPAAMAAVSALHGRWFAGKMITAAYVPLPTYHKLFPDSVTAIQLLRPTRR from the exons ATGGCAGACGACTTTGATATTGAGGCGATGCTCGAAGCACCCTACAAGAAG GGTGACAGCAAGTCCTATAGTGCAAACGGCTATGAAGAACACAGCAGGAA GAAAAGGCACAGTCGAAGTCGCAGCCCAAGTCCGGACCGCCGCAGGAGTAAGAGCAAAGAGCGCAAGAAGGGCAGGGACAGACGTAAGAGCCGCAGTCGGGAGAGGAAACAATCAAACATCAAAGAGCACCGTTCTCGAAGTCATGAAAAGCATGGACGTTATCGAGCTCACAAAAGCCCCCA CCGCAAACGTTCTAGAAGCAAGAGCCCGGTTAAAAAAGAGAAGAGTCCAATCAG AAAACCAATTGATAATCTGAGTGCAGAGGAGAGAGATGCCCGCACAGTATTCTGCATGCAGCTGGCTGCCAGAATCAGACCCAGAGACCTGGAAGAGTTCTTCTCTGCTGTGGGCAaa GTACGTGATGTGAGGATGATTTCAGACAGAAACTCTCGCAGGTCTAAGGGTATTGCATATGTTGAGTTTGTGGAGGCCACCTCCGTGCCCCTAGCTATTGGACTGACAGGACAGAGGGTGCTGGGAGTGCCAATCATTGTTCAGGCCTCACAG GCTGAGAAAAACAGAGCtgcggcagcagcagcagctcttaACTTGCAGAAAGGCAATGCAGGGCCAATGAGGCTGTATGTGGGCTCCCTGCACTTCAACATCACAGAGGAAATGCTCAGAGGCATATTTGAGCCTTTTGGGAAG ATTGAAAGTATCCAGTTGATCATGGACAGCGAGACAGGCAGATCAAAAGGTTATGGGTTTATATCG TTTGCAGATGCTGAATGTGCCAAGCGTGCCCTAGAACAGCTAAACGGCTTTGAGCTGGCTGGCCGGCCCATGAAGGTGGGTAACGTGACCGAGCGCTCAGATGGCTCATCAGCAAGCTCTTTCTTGGACAACGATGAGTTGGAGAGAACAGGCATCGACTTGGGGACCACAGGCCGCTTGCAACTGATGGCACGACTTGCAGAAG gtacAGGTCTACAGATTCCCGCAGCTGCAAAGCAGGCTCTTCAGATGAGTGGCTCTATCCCATTTAGCAACTTTCCTGGAG tgatcCCTGCACCAAGCATGAACCAGGCCATGAACCTCCCTACCCAACCCCTGGCCACTCACTGCCTACAGCTCTCAAACATGTTCAGCCCACAGGC AGAAAATGAGCCTGGCTGGGATATAGACATTCAGGATGATGTCATTGAAGAGTGCAATAAACACGGAGGTGTTGTCCACATATATGTCGACAAGAATTCTGCTGAA GgtaatgtgtatgtgaagtGTCCGTCTATCCCGGCCGCTATGGCTGCTGTCAGCGCCCTACATGGACGTTGGTTTGCAG GCAAAATGATCACTGCGGCCTATGTGCCCCTCCCAACCTACCACAAACTCTTTCCTGACTCAGTCACAGCCATTCAGCTGCTGAGACCAACACGCCGGTGA